A genomic window from Thalassoroseus pseudoceratinae includes:
- a CDS encoding flagellar hook assembly protein FlgD, producing MNVTSTGSTGSTSASSTESVQGLNGLTSEAFLEMMITQLQNQDPLEPTGNDELLNQISQMRSLQSNIELGETLNSITNNQQLTAAASFIGKTITASVQTAAGSREVSGVVSRAFVAEGQAFIGVGEDSVPVSGVHTIHES from the coding sequence ATGAATGTGACCTCAACCGGCTCCACCGGAAGCACATCGGCAAGTAGCACGGAAAGCGTGCAAGGTTTGAACGGGCTAACATCAGAAGCCTTCCTGGAGATGATGATCACGCAACTCCAGAATCAAGACCCACTCGAACCCACTGGCAACGACGAGCTACTAAATCAGATTTCGCAGATGCGGTCACTGCAATCGAATATCGAACTTGGCGAGACACTGAATTCGATTACCAATAATCAACAGCTAACCGCGGCGGCCTCGTTTATCGGAAAAACGATCACAGCATCTGTGCAAACAGCCGCCGGTTCGCGAGAGGTGTCTGGTGTGGTGAGTCGAGCGTTTGTGGCGGAGGGCCAAGCCTTCATCGGCGTCGGTGAAGACAGTGTCCCGGTTTCTGGAGTCCATACGATTCACGAATCGTAG
- a CDS encoding flagellar hook-length control protein FliK — protein MSSEVGLLKQTTRGTNPLGLFSGPANRDSSQDSKPSVFAEKFQQRHSAEPKDTTTPQAADQQSNEIQRPQPRADTARHEKPSSRDSELELSADDADRTADGEQSLVPSVTTHIASAEPTGRPLRFAIKTDATPAPATDQSVLKAPVGLVAQYTTTQHTTPPEGTTEDALESPTEIEEIASAELTALFDANQESDGVDTESFEPADSSAVDTNEITNSHVSEPGETFAGQQQNTNDEAPSQSKGDATGPEKNAVTIQSDAVQSSETTHVVEQSVSVASTSDQPDLGGSKSRRKLNESVGTSTEAVSETLGTQDSTGPGPEQAIDSAEEAHSSKPQNGRATEAVTVQSDLSQPNSFQANGSQPIDSQSGNGGRGNVQLAASTISETQANEPESSRSDVKPVEATTSTSETAPQVTNRTTLSPSGETAKTDGDTTPRLQTLVDRVAEAVESAGRQQSSRPLRIRIDPPELGVLSIEVHTQGGQVSAKMQVESSAAQRLLLDHLPQLQEALSQQTGSSTQVEIQRSESSNSDSQQQSFAQDQATSQQQRQHQDQRRAAASVRNLSDGIETPDEKPTSEPALSPDRTHSLVGIDIEV, from the coding sequence ATGTCGAGTGAAGTTGGGTTGTTGAAGCAGACGACTCGGGGGACAAACCCTCTGGGATTGTTTTCCGGACCGGCGAATCGGGATTCGTCTCAAGATTCCAAGCCTTCAGTGTTCGCGGAGAAGTTCCAGCAACGACACTCAGCCGAACCCAAAGACACCACTACGCCGCAGGCAGCCGACCAGCAATCCAACGAAATTCAGCGGCCGCAACCTCGGGCCGATACTGCTCGCCACGAGAAACCTTCCAGTCGTGACTCGGAACTTGAATTGTCGGCCGATGATGCAGACCGGACTGCTGATGGTGAGCAGAGTCTCGTCCCGTCGGTTACGACACACATTGCATCAGCGGAGCCAACGGGCCGCCCACTCCGATTCGCGATTAAGACTGATGCAACCCCTGCTCCAGCGACGGACCAATCCGTCCTGAAAGCCCCCGTCGGGTTGGTCGCGCAATATACGACGACCCAACATACCACGCCCCCAGAGGGCACAACTGAGGACGCACTCGAAAGCCCGACTGAGATTGAGGAGATTGCGTCGGCGGAATTGACGGCTTTGTTCGATGCGAATCAAGAGTCAGATGGAGTTGATACGGAAAGTTTCGAACCCGCTGACTCATCGGCTGTCGACACAAACGAAATCACGAATAGTCACGTTTCGGAGCCCGGTGAGACATTCGCAGGCCAACAACAAAATACGAACGATGAGGCCCCCTCCCAGTCTAAAGGCGATGCGACCGGTCCCGAGAAAAATGCCGTCACGATCCAAAGCGATGCTGTTCAATCTTCTGAAACAACTCATGTTGTCGAGCAGTCGGTTTCCGTAGCTTCGACATCGGATCAGCCAGACTTGGGTGGTAGCAAGTCACGACGAAAACTCAACGAGTCCGTTGGCACCAGCACCGAAGCGGTTTCGGAGACGCTCGGTACTCAGGATTCCACGGGACCGGGACCGGAACAAGCGATCGACTCCGCCGAGGAGGCACATTCGTCGAAACCGCAAAACGGGCGAGCCACCGAGGCTGTCACCGTGCAGAGTGATCTTTCGCAACCGAACAGCTTCCAGGCTAACGGTTCGCAGCCGATTGATTCTCAGTCTGGAAACGGGGGACGCGGCAATGTCCAATTAGCCGCGAGTACGATCTCTGAAACCCAAGCGAACGAACCCGAATCAAGCCGTTCTGATGTGAAGCCCGTGGAGGCAACCACCTCAACCAGTGAGACCGCTCCTCAGGTAACAAATCGGACTACGTTGTCTCCTAGTGGTGAAACAGCCAAAACCGATGGAGACACGACACCACGATTGCAGACTCTTGTCGATCGGGTGGCGGAAGCCGTTGAGTCCGCTGGGCGTCAACAGTCAAGTCGCCCCTTGCGGATTCGGATCGACCCGCCGGAACTTGGTGTGCTGAGTATCGAAGTGCATACGCAAGGCGGGCAGGTTTCGGCGAAAATGCAAGTCGAATCTTCAGCCGCGCAACGTCTGTTGTTAGATCATCTTCCACAGCTTCAAGAGGCCCTCTCGCAGCAAACTGGTAGTTCGACACAAGTCGAAATTCAACGTAGCGAGTCTTCAAATAGTGATTCCCAGCAGCAGAGTTTTGCTCAGGATCAGGCCACCTCTCAACAACAACGACAGCATCAAGACCAACGGCGTGCGGCGGCTTCTGTGAGAAACTTGTCTGATGGAATAGAAACGCCCGACGAGAAACCCACTTCAGAGCCCGCTCTCAGCCCCGATCGAACTCATTCGCTCGTCGGTATCGATATTGAAGTTTAA
- the fliJ gene encoding flagellar export protein FliJ codes for MAFRFRLQALLDLRIRKRDAVRQDLADALASQRELDTRRNQMADDIHRHEQEVRQMGSGRIDINRLNRQRHYLAHLGQNLRQSEQEVTEAGKLVEQRQAELATAEQEVRLLEKLRDKQSEEYYFNQEKKAELQRDEAWLNTRPIEETS; via the coding sequence ATGGCTTTTAGATTTCGTCTGCAAGCGCTGCTTGATCTTCGTATCCGTAAACGCGATGCTGTTCGCCAGGATCTCGCGGATGCCCTTGCGTCGCAACGCGAACTCGACACGCGTCGGAACCAAATGGCTGATGACATTCACCGGCATGAACAGGAAGTCCGGCAGATGGGGAGCGGGCGGATTGATATCAATCGTTTGAACCGTCAACGCCATTATTTGGCTCATCTTGGGCAGAATCTGCGTCAGTCCGAGCAGGAAGTGACCGAGGCTGGCAAACTTGTCGAGCAACGGCAAGCGGAACTCGCAACGGCCGAGCAGGAAGTCCGGTTGCTCGAGAAACTTCGTGACAAACAGAGTGAAGAGTATTATTTCAATCAAGAGAAAAAGGCCGAGTTGCAGCGTGATGAAGCCTGGCTCAATACCCGTCCCATCGAGGAAACATCATGA
- a CDS encoding FliI/YscN family ATPase: protein MMDYHQQLAQSVPFGLSGHISRVVGLTASVAGFPAPLGAVCQIERGHGKLIDAEVVGFRDREALLLSYGDLAGVRRGNRVRLRQSSPTVRVGPSLLGRVIDARGRLIDGGPRTPCPTCVNLQSPPTPALERPRIQTPLQTGVRVIDGFLTCGVGQRLGIFAGSGVGKSTLLGQIAKFSSADVNVVTLVGERGREVREFLERDLGPEGLARSVVIVATGDEPALLRLRAAYLGTAIAEYFRDLGKNVLLMMDSVTRFALAGREIGLAAGEPPATRGYPPSVFSILPRLLERSGLNGRGSITGLYTVLVEGDDTNEPVSDAVRGILDGHVMLSRKLAHQSHWPAVDVLQSISRSMNDLVIPQHRQAAYSLRGMLAARKEAEDLIAVGAYRRGSDVLVDQSLQMDDAIRKFLHQSPTEQTPIKQSIAELCQLETVRASLPRMDAKKDSTAKN from the coding sequence ATGATGGACTATCATCAGCAGTTGGCCCAATCTGTACCCTTTGGGCTTTCCGGCCACATATCACGAGTCGTTGGGCTGACGGCTTCGGTTGCGGGATTTCCTGCGCCGCTGGGGGCGGTTTGTCAGATTGAGCGTGGGCATGGAAAGCTTATCGATGCGGAAGTTGTTGGGTTCCGGGATCGTGAGGCGTTGCTGCTTTCCTATGGCGATCTTGCGGGTGTTCGGCGAGGGAATCGAGTTCGATTGCGGCAATCGTCGCCAACTGTTCGTGTTGGTCCCTCATTATTAGGACGGGTCATCGACGCACGCGGAAGGTTGATTGATGGCGGTCCGCGTACGCCCTGCCCCACATGTGTCAATTTGCAGTCACCACCAACACCAGCATTGGAGCGGCCGCGAATTCAAACCCCGTTGCAGACGGGGGTGCGGGTGATCGACGGTTTTCTCACATGCGGAGTTGGTCAACGACTCGGAATTTTTGCAGGCAGTGGTGTTGGGAAGAGCACACTCTTGGGGCAGATCGCCAAGTTTAGCTCGGCAGACGTCAATGTCGTGACGCTCGTCGGTGAACGTGGTCGTGAAGTTCGCGAGTTTTTAGAACGCGATCTCGGACCAGAAGGTTTGGCACGTAGTGTTGTCATCGTCGCGACCGGTGATGAACCGGCGCTTCTGCGTCTGAGAGCCGCTTACCTAGGGACTGCAATCGCTGAGTACTTTCGGGATCTCGGTAAGAACGTGCTGCTCATGATGGACAGTGTGACACGCTTCGCCTTGGCTGGTCGCGAAATTGGTTTAGCCGCCGGCGAACCTCCTGCAACTCGCGGGTATCCGCCGAGTGTGTTCTCGATTCTGCCTAGGCTTCTCGAAAGAAGCGGGTTGAATGGGCGTGGCAGTATCACTGGGCTGTATACAGTCCTTGTGGAAGGCGATGATACGAATGAACCCGTTTCTGATGCTGTGCGAGGGATCCTAGATGGCCATGTGATGTTGTCTCGTAAGCTAGCGCATCAATCCCACTGGCCTGCAGTTGATGTGCTTCAAAGTATTAGTCGGTCCATGAATGACTTAGTGATACCGCAACATCGTCAAGCTGCTTATAGTCTGCGAGGGATGCTAGCGGCACGCAAGGAAGCAGAGGATCTCATTGCAGTCGGTGCTTATCGTCGTGGCTCTGATGTTCTTGTGGACCAGTCGTTGCAAATGGATGATGCGATCCGCAAGTTTCTCCACCAGTCTCCGACTGAGCAAACACCAATCAAACAGTCAATCGCGGAGTTATGCCAACTCGAAACTGTGCGGGCATCTTTGCCACGTATGGATGCCAAAAAGGACTCCACTGCGAAAAACTAG
- a CDS encoding FliH/SctL family protein has translation MGNPETKRVLKAGTAHSLQYEVAYNFEDLESRCQQYVEQVRQQTRAMIVEAQAEVESLKKTSHTEGYEAGYQAGISKAEQEIQKRIDAEVRKQVEAKTRTSIPVIQSVADTLAAQRLEWLSEWESKGIHLAVAIAERIIRREVAAHPENVIQLLQELLEMASGENSVCIYLHPEDAAFLDEQQVDLSAMFQSAGDAKILNDESVSRGGCVVRTEHGEMDARIETQLNRLIEELLPEADEL, from the coding sequence ATGGGGAATCCCGAAACAAAACGTGTTCTCAAAGCCGGCACTGCCCATTCTCTACAGTATGAGGTTGCCTACAACTTTGAAGATCTTGAGAGTCGTTGTCAGCAGTATGTTGAGCAAGTTCGGCAGCAAACTCGAGCAATGATTGTTGAGGCCCAAGCCGAAGTTGAGTCACTGAAGAAAACCTCACATACCGAAGGATACGAAGCGGGCTACCAAGCAGGCATCTCGAAAGCAGAACAGGAAATTCAGAAGCGGATTGATGCCGAGGTGCGAAAGCAGGTTGAGGCGAAGACTCGAACTTCAATCCCTGTGATTCAGTCAGTTGCTGACACACTCGCGGCACAACGTTTAGAGTGGCTATCGGAATGGGAGTCAAAAGGGATTCATCTTGCCGTTGCGATTGCGGAACGAATCATTCGGCGGGAAGTTGCCGCTCACCCAGAGAATGTCATTCAGTTGCTTCAGGAATTACTAGAGATGGCGTCGGGAGAGAACAGTGTTTGCATCTATCTTCACCCCGAAGATGCGGCGTTTCTCGATGAGCAACAAGTCGACCTAAGTGCAATGTTTCAGTCTGCGGGTGATGCCAAGATTCTGAATGATGAATCTGTCAGCCGCGGCGGGTGTGTGGTGCGAACCGAACACGGCGAGATGGACGCGAGAATCGAAACGCAACTCAATCGCTTGATTGAGGAACTTCTGCCTGAGGCTGACGAACTATGA
- the fliG gene encoding flagellar motor switch protein FliG: MSEVRKAAVLLLSLDKQLAASVLGQVRKDLVEKLMLEIARLNDVPEEEQDRVIEEFSTSAKVRSHIERGGIDFADQLLRESLGEDGADAILDNVRQSLSSVPFGFLQKVGADNLITFIQEEHPQTIALIMSHLPPGLAAEVLSGLPSSKQLEVIRRVASMEQTNPEVVEDVERTLRKRMQSSFSQQLEKAGGVPMVAQILNVTDRMTNKAILETLEDDDSELVDEIKRLMFVFDDLLKLDDKAIQVLLKEVDSKQWSFALKGASQEIRDRVLGNLSQRAAELLKEEMEYLGPVKVSDVEANQQEIVDTVRRLEESGEIEVSGGAEGDQYIS; encoded by the coding sequence ATGAGCGAAGTTCGAAAGGCTGCGGTTTTGCTTCTCAGTCTTGACAAGCAGTTAGCTGCTTCCGTCTTAGGGCAGGTGCGGAAGGATCTCGTTGAGAAATTGATGCTAGAGATTGCCAGATTGAATGATGTGCCCGAGGAAGAGCAAGATCGTGTCATTGAGGAGTTCTCGACGAGTGCGAAAGTTCGATCCCATATCGAACGTGGCGGGATTGATTTCGCCGACCAGCTCTTAAGGGAATCGCTCGGGGAAGACGGTGCTGACGCGATTCTTGACAACGTTCGTCAATCGTTGAGTTCAGTGCCATTTGGCTTTCTTCAGAAGGTCGGCGCTGACAACCTCATTACGTTCATTCAGGAAGAACACCCGCAGACAATTGCGTTGATCATGTCTCACCTGCCACCGGGACTCGCGGCTGAAGTCTTGAGCGGTTTGCCTTCGAGTAAACAGCTCGAGGTCATCCGCCGCGTGGCGAGCATGGAGCAAACAAACCCTGAAGTTGTTGAAGACGTGGAGCGGACACTACGAAAACGGATGCAGTCTTCATTCAGTCAGCAGCTTGAGAAGGCCGGTGGGGTACCGATGGTCGCTCAGATTCTCAACGTGACGGACCGCATGACCAATAAGGCCATTTTGGAGACGCTCGAGGACGATGACAGCGAATTAGTCGATGAGATCAAGCGACTCATGTTTGTGTTTGACGATCTCTTGAAGCTTGATGACAAAGCGATTCAAGTCTTGCTCAAAGAGGTTGATAGCAAACAGTGGTCATTCGCACTTAAGGGGGCTTCACAAGAGATCCGCGATCGCGTGCTGGGGAATCTTTCGCAACGTGCGGCTGAGTTATTGAAAGAAGAAATGGAATACCTCGGCCCTGTCAAAGTGAGCGATGTGGAGGCGAATCAGCAGGAAATTGTGGATACCGTTCGTAGGCTGGAAGAGTCAGGGGAAATCGAAGTGTCTGGGGGGGCAGAAGGGGATCAGTACATTTCATAG
- the fliE gene encoding flagellar hook-basal body complex protein FliE — protein sequence MTSPITPSALPTQLLDLTESRSVSQTSPASGDFQELLVNLIGNTAELEHQSQQAIESQMLGENITQVEVLSAVKKADLALRLMIQVRNKMLEAYNEVQQIRM from the coding sequence ATGACTTCACCAATCACGCCATCTGCACTTCCGACGCAACTGCTGGATTTGACCGAATCTCGTTCGGTTTCTCAGACAAGTCCTGCGTCTGGGGATTTTCAAGAACTGCTAGTCAATTTGATCGGAAACACGGCGGAATTGGAACATCAATCGCAGCAGGCGATCGAAAGTCAAATGTTAGGTGAGAACATCACACAGGTTGAGGTGCTGTCAGCGGTGAAGAAAGCGGATCTGGCATTGCGACTAATGATACAAGTTCGCAACAAGATGCTAGAAGCCTATAACGAGGTTCAGCAGATTCGGATGTAG
- the flgC gene encoding flagellar basal body rod protein FlgC, whose amino-acid sequence MLGLLDISTSGLVAQRQRLDTIAGNIANANATRNADGEATPFLRRFVSFHPEPQSASPQSGVGVGYTVDVDRSSPTRRVHEPGHPDADADGYVTYPNIDVITEFVNAMEAGRAYEANISAMEITKQLAEMSLQIIA is encoded by the coding sequence ATGTTAGGTTTACTGGATATCAGTACAAGCGGGCTAGTCGCACAACGACAGCGGCTAGATACCATCGCCGGTAACATCGCGAATGCGAACGCGACTCGAAATGCGGATGGCGAAGCAACGCCATTCTTGCGGCGTTTTGTGTCGTTTCATCCAGAGCCACAGTCGGCATCCCCGCAGTCCGGAGTCGGTGTGGGCTATACCGTTGATGTTGACCGATCGAGCCCGACTCGCCGAGTCCACGAGCCGGGACATCCCGATGCTGATGCTGATGGATACGTGACCTATCCGAACATTGATGTGATTACCGAGTTCGTCAATGCCATGGAAGCCGGGCGGGCTTATGAGGCAAATATCTCGGCTATGGAAATCACGAAACAGTTGGCTGAAATGAGCCTGCAGATTATCGCATAG
- the flgB gene encoding flagellar basal body rod protein FlgB: MLGVWESHSTLPLLEKIAAFGEKRQQVLAGNLANIDTPSYRTRDLPVKKFQEALRAQIAGRNQVNPTSPSERGDTAAPVMTQPISQKLYEAVEVSSGSQSFQDGSNRSIERELTEMTKNSMLQQFSIELMTAQTNLLQAVISERP; the protein is encoded by the coding sequence ATGCTAGGAGTTTGGGAATCACACAGTACCCTACCGCTGCTCGAGAAAATCGCTGCCTTTGGCGAAAAGCGTCAGCAGGTTCTGGCGGGAAACCTTGCAAATATTGATACACCGTCCTACCGGACACGCGACCTGCCTGTGAAAAAGTTTCAGGAGGCCTTGCGTGCACAGATTGCGGGGCGAAATCAAGTGAATCCGACGTCGCCATCGGAACGAGGTGATACGGCTGCTCCTGTGATGACTCAGCCGATCTCTCAGAAACTCTATGAGGCCGTTGAGGTCAGCTCAGGATCGCAATCGTTTCAGGACGGAAGTAACCGAAGTATTGAACGGGAACTGACTGAGATGACTAAAAACTCGATGCTTCAACAGTTTAGCATCGAGTTGATGACAGCTCAGACAAATTTGCTACAGGCTGTGATTAGCGAACGGCCTTAG
- a CDS encoding tetratricopeptide repeat protein → MSQDPPIPDLQDSQPDVSATGRLGRFSHMQIGAAATGLILALAGVFWVMTRPPELTPEQKLEQALIWLEEDTANADRKAKAYAKALQQTEFRDPDFPGAPEYILGMVAFRDALRQHETNRQRLFEQSAHWLEMSEGISLPDDYRPDWCYATGTAFHQIGYPNQAQTLLEEALVINPKVKDDVAWQLIEMALASQDPSELTQALSLSDTLIASLADQTDESDVLKRARLQKARVLLALDQKNEASTLIDEEIADLEDPLTQLIRIQIDIAAGDDQSLSLAKSSLQQLVDSRATDSKTNRSAQLLLGYCYELLDETLYAIDVFEKIARQYPESQEGLAAQFHVAELLQQTDRHEEALLYFQTALDKIKHPSRFRNEWLNVDSIRKRTLKAWNSWIDSSRFEEALSLSQALVPLFTTTEAFELKARATQQWAGSIEKEIAKLPINERESHQSMLESRWRDSGDAFAELAEQLIASSKYGDALWKSADHYRRGRDYASAERILETFLGTQPDRLLPLAHVWKGQALLCLDRAPEALEHFARVLNFHSTDPAAFEAAYWIGLCYLENGDVAKAEQAWRTVLNSDELTPDAEEWRLSLFQLGRLLYETSPLPTADLLVGQDEVEQQSSDSVGPPIARLSEAARFLDEYLKRYPTSSEALEVQSHYAKTHLRIANLRNSQLTATSIDAEQRTLQAERQRHLALSKQLLVNLRQRLKAKKDATGLSEVHRHILIDSEFSLGEVELDLREYAQAIETLNRAVNEYPTTPRIFTAYLQIATAYDELGKPDQAQSMLQQAKVILQRMPEEAFEITSTNFRSRGEWMEWIDWALQVRLRVTQN, encoded by the coding sequence ATGTCGCAGGACCCGCCAATTCCAGATCTGCAAGACTCGCAACCAGACGTCTCCGCAACGGGGCGGTTGGGGCGGTTTTCTCATATGCAGATCGGAGCCGCTGCGACTGGGCTCATCCTCGCTTTGGCGGGGGTCTTTTGGGTGATGACTCGCCCTCCAGAACTGACGCCCGAGCAAAAGCTGGAACAAGCCTTAATCTGGCTCGAAGAAGATACGGCCAATGCGGATCGCAAAGCCAAGGCATATGCGAAGGCTCTTCAACAAACGGAGTTCCGCGACCCCGACTTTCCTGGCGCCCCCGAGTATATTCTCGGGATGGTCGCATTTCGTGACGCGCTCCGCCAACACGAAACGAACCGTCAACGTCTCTTTGAACAGAGTGCGCATTGGCTTGAGATGTCGGAAGGCATCTCCCTTCCCGATGATTATCGTCCCGATTGGTGCTATGCCACGGGGACGGCGTTCCATCAGATCGGCTACCCCAACCAAGCACAAACGCTGTTGGAGGAAGCCTTGGTTATCAATCCCAAAGTAAAAGACGACGTTGCGTGGCAATTAATCGAGATGGCTTTGGCGTCGCAAGATCCTAGTGAACTTACTCAGGCGTTGAGTCTTAGCGATACGCTCATTGCTAGTCTCGCTGATCAAACAGACGAAAGCGACGTGCTGAAACGAGCGAGATTGCAAAAGGCCCGAGTGCTACTGGCACTCGATCAGAAAAATGAGGCGAGTACGCTCATCGACGAGGAAATCGCAGACCTTGAAGATCCGCTGACGCAACTGATCCGGATCCAAATTGACATCGCCGCTGGAGACGACCAAAGTCTCTCGCTCGCCAAGTCCTCTTTACAACAACTTGTTGACTCACGAGCGACTGACAGCAAAACAAACCGATCGGCACAATTGCTGCTCGGGTATTGCTACGAGTTGCTCGACGAAACACTGTACGCCATTGATGTTTTTGAGAAGATTGCTAGACAGTATCCCGAGTCTCAGGAAGGACTCGCCGCCCAGTTTCATGTGGCTGAACTCCTACAACAGACCGACCGTCACGAAGAAGCACTTCTCTACTTTCAGACGGCTCTCGATAAGATCAAGCATCCCAGCCGTTTTCGAAATGAATGGCTCAATGTTGATTCGATCCGAAAACGAACTCTGAAGGCCTGGAACAGCTGGATCGATTCCAGTCGCTTTGAGGAAGCTCTCAGTCTTTCACAGGCACTCGTTCCGCTATTCACCACAACGGAAGCGTTTGAACTGAAGGCTCGGGCAACGCAGCAGTGGGCCGGATCAATCGAGAAAGAGATCGCCAAGTTGCCAATCAACGAACGTGAGTCTCATCAATCTATGCTCGAAAGTCGTTGGCGAGATAGCGGGGATGCCTTTGCCGAACTTGCAGAACAGCTCATTGCGTCATCCAAGTATGGAGATGCTCTCTGGAAGAGTGCAGACCACTACCGCCGAGGTCGCGATTACGCATCCGCTGAGCGGATACTAGAAACATTCCTAGGCACGCAGCCCGACCGTTTGTTGCCATTGGCGCACGTTTGGAAGGGGCAGGCGTTGCTCTGTCTTGACCGTGCTCCCGAGGCGCTCGAACACTTTGCCAGAGTGCTCAATTTTCATAGTACCGACCCTGCCGCGTTTGAAGCCGCGTATTGGATTGGTCTGTGCTATCTGGAAAACGGGGACGTCGCGAAAGCGGAGCAAGCCTGGCGAACTGTTCTCAACTCAGACGAATTGACTCCAGACGCAGAGGAATGGAGGCTCTCTCTATTTCAATTGGGGCGTTTGCTTTATGAAACTTCGCCATTGCCGACTGCAGACCTGTTAGTCGGACAAGACGAGGTTGAACAGCAGTCATCAGATTCCGTCGGCCCGCCGATCGCTCGTTTGAGTGAGGCTGCTCGATTCTTGGACGAGTATCTGAAGCGATACCCGACCTCAAGCGAAGCCTTGGAAGTTCAGTCCCATTATGCGAAGACCCATCTCCGCATTGCGAACTTACGGAACTCGCAGCTCACCGCGACTAGCATTGATGCTGAGCAACGAACATTACAAGCAGAGCGGCAACGACACTTGGCGCTCTCAAAACAGTTGTTAGTCAATCTACGGCAACGGCTCAAAGCGAAAAAAGATGCGACCGGTCTGAGTGAAGTTCATAGACATATCCTCATTGATAGTGAGTTTAGTCTTGGCGAGGTTGAACTTGACCTCCGAGAATACGCGCAGGCTATTGAAACGCTCAATCGAGCGGTTAATGAGTATCCAACAACGCCTCGAATTTTTACGGCCTACCTTCAAATTGCCACGGCTTACGACGAACTTGGAAAGCCAGATCAGGCCCAGAGTATGCTGCAGCAGGCGAAAGTGATTCTGCAGCGTATGCCGGAAGAGGCGTTCGAGATTACGTCGACGAATTTTCGGTCGAGAGGCGAATGGATGGAATGGATCGACTGGGCGTTGCAAGTTCGTCTTCGAGTCACTCAAAACTAG
- a CDS encoding protein-L-isoaspartate(D-aspartate) O-methyltransferase, protein MPNDASSDQLIQSLTRKGIQDQRVLAAIAKIPRERFVLDEDAEEAYVDTALPIDCGQTISQPYIVALMTQAFELTGDETVLEIGTGSGYQTAILSQLCRHVVSIERHEALAQTAQSTLSDLQITNVSYRLGDGTLGCAELGPYDGILVAAAAPKVPQSLVNQLRNGGRIVIPVGEESSQSLILATRTPQQLRVEKLCDCRFVKLIGAEGWPASDG, encoded by the coding sequence ATGCCTAACGATGCAAGTTCCGATCAACTCATTCAAAGCCTGACACGCAAAGGTATTCAAGACCAGCGTGTTCTCGCCGCCATTGCAAAGATTCCTCGAGAGCGATTCGTGCTTGATGAGGACGCGGAAGAGGCGTATGTAGATACCGCACTTCCGATTGACTGCGGTCAAACCATTAGTCAGCCGTACATTGTCGCTCTCATGACGCAAGCGTTTGAGTTAACCGGCGACGAAACCGTCTTGGAAATCGGGACCGGCAGTGGCTACCAAACCGCTATTCTGTCGCAACTCTGTCGCCATGTTGTGAGCATCGAGCGGCACGAAGCACTCGCGCAAACAGCTCAGTCAACGTTGTCAGATTTACAAATCACCAACGTTTCGTATCGTCTTGGTGACGGAACGCTCGGCTGTGCGGAACTCGGCCCGTATGACGGAATTCTCGTCGCTGCTGCCGCTCCGAAGGTGCCGCAATCTCTTGTGAATCAACTCCGCAACGGCGGACGAATCGTGATTCCTGTGGGAGAGGAGTCATCGCAATCGCTGATCTTGGCCACGCGAACTCCTCAACAACTTCGCGTGGAAAAACTGTGCGATTGCCGCTTCGTCAAGCTCATCGGTGCCGAAGGCTGGCCCGCATCCGACGGTTAA